The DNA segment TGAATAAGCTATGGGGAACGCCGCTTTATTTTGGGTCTCAGATCGTGATCGCATCAACAACTGCAATTAATGTCATTCAAGTGAACACGTAAATGAGATTTACTTAGAAATCAGAGCCAAGCGTGTAACGTCGCCGAAGTCACGAACCTGAAGGCCGTTCAATTCAACGGTTTTAAAACCTTGAATTCCCTCAACCAACTCTGGATCAACAATACCCATCGCCGACTGAAATTCCCCCAAAACATCTCGGCCTCTTTGACTTACCAGAGCTACCTTGGAGAACTCTTGGAGGCGATTCGCAAAATTCGCGGGCTCGCCAATAATAGCAAGCTCGCTGCGGTGACGCGTTCCAATCATTCCAAGAACGACTTCTCCTGCGGCCAAGCCAACCGAAATCTTAAGGCCACGAAACTCTGCCCCATTCACACCTTCGAGAAGTCTTGGAAAGGCCTCAACGATTCTTCTACAAGCCTGCACACCGGCTTGCCGACCGCCGCTACCACTTAAGCCAAAGACAGCCATCAGGCCATCGCCCAGGTGCTTATCGACCAAGCCACCTGCTTCATAGATAATCGTATGAATTCGCTTAAAGATTGCCTGTAAGGTTCTAATCACGCGGCTTGCTGGCGTGCTGGCGCTAAAACGGGTGAACCCACGGATATCAACAAACATGACCGCAAGTTCTATTTTGCGAGCTTCACCAAAGTCTAAAGAATCGCTGCTTCTGCGCCCGGAGATATCTTTACCCGATTTCTCCAGCACTCGATAAAGTTCGTCTTTATCCTCAAGCAGTCCCTTAACCATCCCCACCAAACGCTTGTTGTCTTCGCGCATTCGAAAATTGCCTACGGCTTCTGTAACCGTATTACGAAGTAACTGAGCTTCTACTGGTTTGGTAAGGTAGCGATAAACACCAGCGTTGTTGATTGCATTGATAATACTTTGCAACTCAGCATAACCGGTCAGGATAATTCTCGTAGCCGTATGTTGTTGTTTATGAAGCTCACAGAAAAACTCTACGCCGGTCATTCCCGGCATTCTGTGATCACAA comes from the Deltaproteobacteria bacterium genome and includes:
- a CDS encoding response regulator, whose product is MFNWDAANQQLGSVASEQEAKESILVVDDEEANRNLLRGILSRDYDVILARDANDALRQASENEAISAIVCDHRMPGMTGVEFFCELHKQQHTATRIILTGYAELQSIINAINNAGVYRYLTKPVEAQLLRNTVTEAVGNFRMREDNKRLVGMVKGLLEDKDELYRVLEKSGKDISGRRSSDSLDFGEARKIELAVMFVDIRGFTRFSASTPASRVIRTLQAIFKRIHTIIYEAGGLVDKHLGDGLMAVFGLSGSGGRQAGVQACRRIVEAFPRLLEGVNGAEFRGLKISVGLAAGEVVLGMIGTRHRSELAIIGEPANFANRLQEFSKVALVSQRGRDVLGEFQSAMGIVDPELVEGIQGFKTVELNGLQVRDFGDVTRLALISK